Proteins from a genomic interval of Candidatus Deferrimicrobium borealis:
- a CDS encoding phenylacetate--CoA ligase family protein, whose amino-acid sequence MALPTPKNACREIPGVPWLLWDILRAGRRRPEDTLSRQRARLRRLIEYARSRSPYYRERYAALPEGAHDLPALPPLTKSDLMANFDGWATDPAVTRETAEAFIGDPTRIGHLYLDRYVAFSTSGTTGTPAIFLHDRGAMSVYQGLLLARRLPTLIAAGAFDPFLRNRARTATIIATGGHFASSVVEALVRSRHPRLAGRNRTFSLMTPIPALVCALNEFRPAVVGSYPTALAVLAEEQAAGRLRIAPALLLSGAERLSPPLAERISESFRCPVRDTYAASEFMGIAFDCRYGRLHVNADWLILEPVDAAGKPVAPGEASHTTLLTNLANRAQPLIRYDLGDSVTVFPTPCSCGSPLPSIRPEGRRDETLWIELAGGVSRPLIPLVLATVVEEASGVLRYQVLQAGPRRLRLRLEEAQGYARAEVCDDVLRRLRAYLSSQGLASVEVDLSEERPRSDTAGGKMRQFFVEPGG is encoded by the coding sequence ATGGCCCTGCCGACACCGAAGAACGCCTGCCGGGAAATCCCCGGGGTCCCATGGTTGCTGTGGGACATCCTGCGCGCCGGGCGGCGTCGTCCGGAGGATACGCTCTCGCGGCAGCGGGCCCGCCTTCGCCGCTTGATCGAATACGCGAGGAGCCGGTCCCCCTACTACAGGGAGCGATACGCCGCACTCCCCGAGGGCGCCCATGACCTCCCGGCGCTCCCGCCGCTAACCAAGTCCGACCTGATGGCGAATTTCGACGGGTGGGCGACCGACCCGGCGGTCACGCGGGAGACGGCGGAGGCGTTCATCGGCGACCCAACCCGGATCGGGCATCTTTACCTGGACCGGTATGTCGCCTTCTCCACGTCCGGCACGACCGGGACCCCCGCCATCTTCCTGCACGACCGCGGGGCGATGTCCGTCTACCAGGGACTGCTGCTGGCGCGTCGCCTCCCGACGCTGATCGCCGCCGGGGCCTTCGACCCTTTCTTGAGGAACCGGGCGCGGACCGCGACGATCATCGCCACCGGGGGGCATTTTGCCAGCTCGGTCGTGGAAGCCCTCGTCCGATCCCGTCACCCGAGGCTGGCCGGCCGCAACCGCACGTTCTCCTTGATGACTCCGATCCCGGCGCTTGTATGCGCGTTGAACGAATTCCGTCCCGCGGTCGTGGGAAGCTACCCCACTGCGCTGGCCGTCCTGGCGGAAGAGCAGGCGGCCGGACGGCTGCGGATCGCACCAGCCCTCCTGCTCTCCGGGGCCGAACGCCTCTCCCCACCCCTCGCGGAGCGAATTTCCGAATCGTTCCGTTGCCCCGTTCGGGACACGTACGCCGCTTCGGAATTCATGGGGATCGCCTTCGACTGCCGGTACGGCCGCCTGCATGTCAACGCCGACTGGCTGATCCTGGAACCGGTGGATGCCGCCGGCAAACCGGTTGCGCCGGGTGAAGCCTCTCACACGACGCTGCTGACGAACCTGGCCAACCGCGCCCAGCCGCTCATCCGTTACGACCTGGGCGACAGCGTCACCGTCTTCCCCACGCCCTGTTCCTGCGGCAGCCCGCTCCCCTCCATCCGTCCCGAAGGCCGGCGCGACGAGACGCTGTGGATCGAACTTGCGGGAGGCGTGTCCAGACCGCTGATCCCGCTGGTGCTGGCCACCGTCGTGGAGGAGGCATCGGGCGTTCTGAGGTACCAGGTACTCCAGGCGGGTCCGCGGCGTCTTCGGCTCCGGCTCGAGGAGGCCCAGGGGTACGCTCGCGCGGAAGTCTGCGACGACGTCCTCCGCCGCCTCCGGGCGTACCTGTCCTCCCAGGGCCTCGCGTCGGTGGAGGTGGATCTATCGGAGGAACGGCCGCGCAGCGACACGGCGGGTGGGAAGATGCGCCAGTTCTTCGTCGAACCGGGCGGCTGA
- a CDS encoding outer membrane beta-barrel protein, whose amino-acid sequence MKQVPAPAILPFRIFLIAAALLLSSVLSPGRAGAEWGLEITPYAGYAIGGNFTDNITGTDLDVKEGGNFGLVLGLPDTPETQYELFYGFQRTEVTGGGTFGGDTLFDLDIHYLHLGGTYMFPAEKVRPFLSGGLGATHFVPHGSGMNQKTYFSASLGGGVKIPISGHVGLRFEGRGFMTILPDSTEIFCVSSGGAACSVKVQGDVFGQILLMAGITFSL is encoded by the coding sequence ATGAAGCAGGTTCCCGCACCCGCCATCCTCCCGTTCCGCATTTTTCTTATTGCGGCGGCGCTCCTCCTGTCATCGGTCCTGTCCCCGGGGAGGGCGGGAGCGGAGTGGGGGCTGGAGATCACGCCGTATGCCGGCTACGCCATCGGCGGCAATTTTACGGACAACATCACCGGCACCGACCTGGACGTCAAGGAGGGGGGGAACTTCGGACTCGTCCTCGGCTTGCCGGACACCCCGGAAACCCAGTACGAACTCTTCTACGGGTTCCAGCGGACGGAGGTCACCGGCGGGGGGACGTTCGGCGGGGACACCCTCTTCGACCTGGACATTCACTACCTCCACCTGGGGGGGACGTACATGTTTCCCGCGGAGAAGGTCCGTCCCTTCCTTTCCGGGGGGCTCGGCGCGACGCACTTCGTGCCCCACGGGAGCGGGATGAACCAGAAAACGTACTTCTCCGCCTCGTTGGGCGGTGGGGTCAAGATACCGATATCCGGTCACGTCGGCCTTCGATTCGAGGGGAGGGGGTTCATGACGATCCTGCCGGACTCCACGGAGATCTTCTGCGTGTCGTCCGGCGGCGCTGCTTGCAGCGTCAAGGTCCAGGGGGACGTGTTCGGTCAGATCCTTCTGATGGCGGGAATCACCTTTTCGTTGTAA
- a CDS encoding TRAP transporter fused permease subunit yields the protein MREFQGRSAIAVGALFVGFVGWSLYGAIWTVETYLFRMIHMAFIFGLAYLVYPIRKNAGDWTIWPDILLAILGVATIAYACIDTDAFIRRTTVPEPMDLYIGIVAIVLLLEISRRIVGTTFTLVVTGFLLYMYFGKYFPGAISHKGYDLDRIVGHMYMTLEGIFGVPLSVSASFVMLFVVYGTFMDVAGAGGFWLDLSMATMGRKSASAGRGAVITSALLGGPQGSGVATTMSVTPIMWPILKKAGYSPNMAAGLVATGGIGAVLSPPLMGAASFLIMQFLGVSFWEVVVMVTVPTILYYAGTLFIVELEARKYRFAPPETEAKTVRQVMLTKGYHLVSIAVLVALLVLWNKSPEYAALGGIGTVILTSFLSRDRNEWLTPRRIIVAMIEGAKNMLPVAVLLAAAGLIVGTFTLTGLGLKISSLIMSASGGSVLAALLLSLVASMLIGLSLPITATYIMTVVMVAPALVKLGVPEHVAHLLVFYFAVLSEVSPPVGLSPCAAAAVTGGNPFGSMMQAWKYSLPAFLVPFFFSTTPVGYSLLIVGGNWPDFLLATVTSLCSLFLVSLGIIGYLRKEIPVVERALLIIVAIAMVLFPIGWSVPGLAPAVIGGLMVVHQLWVRHGPVGERGVRV from the coding sequence ATGCGGGAGTTTCAGGGCAGGTCGGCCATAGCGGTAGGCGCTCTCTTCGTCGGGTTCGTCGGCTGGTCGCTCTACGGGGCGATCTGGACCGTGGAAACCTATCTCTTCCGCATGATCCACATGGCCTTCATCTTCGGGCTCGCCTACCTTGTCTATCCGATCCGCAAAAACGCCGGCGACTGGACGATCTGGCCGGACATCCTCCTGGCGATCCTGGGCGTGGCCACCATCGCCTATGCCTGTATCGATACGGATGCATTTATCCGCCGTACCACGGTCCCGGAGCCGATGGATCTCTATATCGGCATCGTGGCGATCGTCCTGCTGCTGGAAATCTCCCGCCGCATCGTCGGCACCACCTTCACCCTGGTCGTAACCGGGTTTCTGCTCTACATGTATTTCGGGAAATACTTCCCGGGCGCCATTTCCCACAAAGGGTACGACCTCGACAGGATCGTCGGCCACATGTACATGACGCTGGAGGGGATCTTCGGCGTGCCGCTTTCGGTCAGCGCCTCGTTCGTGATGCTCTTCGTCGTCTACGGCACGTTCATGGACGTGGCGGGGGCCGGCGGCTTCTGGCTGGACCTGTCGATGGCGACGATGGGGCGGAAATCGGCGAGCGCCGGGCGGGGCGCGGTGATCACCTCGGCGCTCCTTGGCGGGCCCCAGGGGAGCGGCGTGGCGACCACCATGTCCGTCACCCCCATCATGTGGCCGATCCTTAAAAAAGCCGGCTACTCGCCGAACATGGCCGCCGGCCTGGTCGCCACCGGGGGGATCGGGGCCGTCCTCTCGCCGCCGCTGATGGGCGCGGCCTCTTTCCTCATCATGCAGTTTCTCGGGGTTTCCTTCTGGGAAGTGGTCGTCATGGTGACCGTTCCCACGATCCTCTATTACGCCGGTACGCTGTTCATCGTGGAGCTGGAGGCCCGCAAGTACCGTTTCGCCCCCCCCGAGACCGAAGCCAAGACCGTCCGGCAGGTGATGCTCACCAAGGGATACCACCTGGTTTCGATCGCCGTCCTGGTGGCGCTCCTCGTCCTCTGGAACAAGTCTCCCGAATACGCGGCGCTGGGCGGCATCGGGACGGTGATCCTGACGAGCTTCCTGAGCCGGGACCGGAATGAATGGCTGACCCCCCGCAGGATCATCGTGGCGATGATCGAGGGGGCGAAGAACATGCTCCCGGTCGCCGTGCTTCTCGCCGCCGCGGGCCTGATCGTCGGGACCTTCACCCTGACCGGCCTGGGGCTGAAGATCTCCTCCCTCATCATGTCCGCGAGCGGCGGTTCGGTGCTTGCCGCCCTCTTGCTCTCGTTGGTCGCCTCGATGCTCATCGGCCTGAGCCTGCCCATCACCGCCACCTACATCATGACCGTCGTCATGGTCGCGCCGGCCCTCGTCAAGCTCGGCGTCCCGGAGCACGTGGCGCACCTGCTCGTCTTCTACTTCGCCGTGCTTTCCGAGGTCTCCCCGCCGGTCGGCCTTTCCCCCTGCGCGGCCGCGGCGGTCACGGGCGGAAACCCCTTCGGCTCGATGATGCAGGCCTGGAAGTATTCCCTCCCCGCCTTCCTGGTGCCTTTCTTCTTTTCGACGACCCCCGTCGGGTACAGCCTCCTGATCGTGGGGGGAAACTGGCCCGATTTTCTCCTGGCCACCGTGACGAGTTTATGTTCCCTGTTTCTCGTCTCCCTGGGCATCATCGGGTACCTGCGCAAGGAGATTCCCGTCGTCGAGCGGGCGCTGCTGATCATCGTGGCCATCGCAATGGTGCTCTTTCCCATCGGCTGGTCCGTACCGGGGCTGGCGCCTGCGGTCATCGGGGGCCTGATGGTCGTGCATCAACTGTGGGTGAGACATGGTCCCGTCGGGGAAAGAGGGGTTCGGGTCTGA
- a CDS encoding TAXI family TRAP transporter solute-binding subunit, which produces MNARGTRAFVVAALILAVSMGFAADAGAQPKQEKLSFSIVTGGTGGVWYPLGGAIGGVIGKHVPDTEATSEATTAAIDNMKLLGAGKAGMAFAYDYHVGWANDGKVPGIPKKHNIRLVMGFYEQPLHIVTKEGTGVTSVMDLKGKRVSVGAPNSGTEEQADYVLKALGIDWNKDFKKEKLGAGESVSALKDGKIDAFFWSGAVPTASIIDMASTPGAKMVLLPVGGETADRIMKGNPGVFHKTVFQKGSYAGVDRDIDAIAITAVLQAMDTFPADRLYQILTAIFDNKAELSAVWKGANALTPQKAVGLVTPDALKYLHPGAQKFFKEKGALK; this is translated from the coding sequence ATGAACGCGAGAGGAACCAGGGCATTTGTCGTAGCGGCGCTTATCCTCGCCGTGTCGATGGGGTTTGCGGCGGACGCGGGCGCCCAGCCCAAACAGGAGAAGCTCTCCTTCAGCATCGTCACCGGCGGCACCGGCGGGGTCTGGTATCCGCTGGGCGGCGCGATCGGCGGCGTCATCGGAAAACACGTTCCCGACACCGAGGCGACCTCCGAGGCCACCACGGCCGCGATCGACAACATGAAGCTGCTGGGCGCCGGGAAGGCGGGGATGGCGTTCGCGTACGACTACCACGTCGGCTGGGCGAACGACGGCAAGGTCCCCGGCATCCCCAAGAAACATAATATCCGCCTGGTGATGGGATTCTACGAACAGCCGCTCCACATCGTGACCAAGGAAGGCACGGGCGTCACCTCCGTGATGGATCTCAAGGGGAAGCGCGTCTCCGTCGGCGCCCCGAACAGCGGCACGGAGGAGCAGGCCGACTACGTCCTCAAGGCGCTCGGCATCGACTGGAACAAGGATTTCAAGAAGGAGAAACTCGGGGCCGGCGAGTCCGTCTCGGCGCTGAAGGACGGCAAGATCGACGCCTTCTTCTGGAGCGGCGCCGTCCCGACCGCGTCGATCATCGACATGGCCTCCACCCCCGGCGCCAAGATGGTGCTGCTGCCCGTGGGCGGCGAGACCGCGGACCGGATCATGAAGGGGAACCCCGGCGTGTTCCACAAGACGGTCTTCCAGAAGGGGAGCTACGCCGGCGTGGATCGCGACATCGATGCGATCGCCATCACGGCCGTCCTGCAGGCGATGGACACCTTCCCTGCGGACCGGCTCTACCAGATCCTGACGGCGATCTTCGACAACAAGGCCGAGCTGTCCGCGGTGTGGAAGGGGGCCAATGCCCTGACGCCGCAGAAGGCCGTCGGGCTGGTGACCCCGGATGCGCTGAAATACCTCCACCCGGGCGCGCAGAAGTTCTTCAAGGAAAAGGGGGCGCTGAAATAA
- a CDS encoding hemolysin III family protein produces MIKATASREPTQSPGEELANSVSHGVGLLAAIAATPVLLLSAVRHGDAARIAGAGVFAAAMVLLYLASTLYHALPGNRAKRVFQVLDHAAIFLMIAGTYTPFTLGVLRGAWGWTLFGLVWGLALAGVVLTAAGGVRYPKLTTSLYLAMGWLILVAVKPLWLRMPPEGLFWLLAGGIAYTVGVVFYAAKRLRYGHFVWHLFVIAGTACHFNAVLRFAG; encoded by the coding sequence ATGATCAAGGCGACCGCATCACGAGAACCTACGCAGTCTCCGGGGGAGGAACTCGCGAACAGCGTCAGCCATGGTGTCGGATTGCTGGCTGCGATCGCTGCCACCCCTGTTCTCCTGCTGTCCGCAGTCCGGCATGGCGACGCGGCGCGAATCGCGGGCGCGGGCGTCTTCGCGGCTGCAATGGTGCTGCTCTACCTGGCATCCACGCTCTACCACGCGTTGCCGGGGAATCGTGCCAAGCGGGTTTTTCAGGTTCTTGACCACGCGGCGATCTTCCTCATGATCGCCGGCACGTATACGCCGTTTACCCTCGGTGTGCTCCGCGGTGCGTGGGGCTGGACCCTGTTCGGTCTTGTCTGGGGTTTGGCCCTTGCCGGTGTCGTGCTTACGGCGGCAGGTGGGGTACGGTATCCGAAGCTCACGACGTCCCTGTATCTCGCCATGGGCTGGCTCATCCTGGTCGCGGTAAAGCCGTTGTGGCTCCGCATGCCGCCGGAGGGTCTCTTCTGGCTATTGGCAGGTGGTATCGCGTATACGGTGGGTGTGGTGTTCTATGCGGCCAAGCGGCTCCGTTACGGCCACTTCGTCTGGCACCTGTTCGTCATCGCGGGCACCGCGTGTCATTTCAACGCGGTGCTGCGGTTCGCGGGCTGA
- a CDS encoding YihY/virulence factor BrkB family protein: MMNKLQNAKSMMVRFFSFLLLVLRDFRRNQGLLLSGAVAFYTLLSIVPLTILALIVLTHFIEEQQLIHTLSTYLEMVIPGYAATLTEQVRTFLEHRKVVGIVNFLVLLSFGSLAFSMLENAMSVIFFQRVRFQRRNFLISAIIPYVYIFLMGLGIVLVSFIVSATETLESRHLTILGWSLNLGGTTGVALHILGIIGEVLILTSVYLVMPVVRVKFRHALIGGITAAVLWELTRRVLIWYYSAVSMVSFIYGSIAITVVALLSIEIAAIILLLGGQVIAELERKTDESAGEELSGFET; the protein is encoded by the coding sequence ATGATGAACAAACTGCAAAATGCAAAATCGATGATGGTTCGTTTCTTCAGCTTCCTGCTGCTCGTATTGCGCGATTTCAGACGCAACCAGGGGCTGCTGTTGTCCGGTGCGGTCGCTTTTTATACCCTGTTGTCAATTGTGCCCCTGACAATCCTTGCCCTCATTGTGCTAACGCATTTCATAGAAGAGCAGCAGTTGATTCACACCTTATCAACGTACCTGGAAATGGTGATTCCCGGCTATGCGGCAACGTTAACCGAACAGGTGCGCACATTCCTTGAGCACCGTAAGGTGGTCGGTATCGTTAACTTTCTCGTCTTGCTTTCTTTCGGTTCCTTGGCCTTTTCCATGCTTGAAAACGCCATGTCTGTGATCTTTTTTCAACGGGTCAGATTTCAACGCCGCAACTTTCTCATCTCCGCAATTATTCCCTACGTGTATATCTTTCTGATGGGTCTCGGTATCGTGCTGGTGTCGTTTATCGTGAGTGCAACCGAGACACTGGAGAGTAGGCATTTGACAATTCTCGGCTGGAGCTTGAACCTTGGAGGCACTACCGGGGTAGCCCTGCATATCCTGGGGATAATTGGCGAGGTGCTGATTCTCACCTCCGTATATTTGGTGATGCCCGTGGTGCGGGTAAAATTTCGACACGCGCTCATCGGCGGGATAACCGCAGCGGTTTTATGGGAGCTCACCCGCCGGGTGCTGATCTGGTATTACTCGGCCGTTTCCATGGTGAGTTTCATTTACGGTTCCATCGCCATAACGGTAGTGGCACTCCTCAGCATAGAGATCGCTGCGATAATCCTGCTGCTTGGCGGACAGGTCATCGCGGAACTTGAGCGCAAAACCGACGAATCGGCCGGGGAGGAACTTTCAGGATTTGAGACATGA
- a CDS encoding lytic transglycosylase F, translating to MKRSVRLGRLSFIVVASLVIAFGAQAQTSSQTQHTPTIEPAARRLEIQEKSWTGDFNGMLKRRLIRVLVPYSRSLYFNDKGRERGITADNVRDFERWINKKYPKKQGKRTITVVIYPTTRDKLLPEVAQGFGDIAVGNLTVTEERRKVVDFASSADLPSVRELVVTGPKSPRIGTVEDLAGKTVHVRKSSSYYESLMALNGRFAKERKPAMKIVLVPDALEDEDMLEMLNAGILEAIVVDDWKAKMWAQILPKIKVNEQAAVRESGKIGWAIRKGSPKLEAEILDFHASYLKKEGVTASRLKEYMKRIKHIKDPTETAELKRFEQMVALFEKYGKKYNFDPLMLTAQGYQESRLNQKARSQGGAIGVMQVMPAIGKEMKVGDIRIIEPNIQAGTKYMDQLMSNFFPDSNFDADNRTLFAFASYNAGPGNISKMRKESAKRGLDPDQWFNNVEIVTAQKIGIQTTMYVRNIYKYYVAYKLMAERREATRKAHEQVAPGTVK from the coding sequence ATGAAGAGAAGCGTGCGCCTCGGAAGGCTGTCGTTCATCGTTGTCGCTTCGCTGGTTATCGCATTCGGCGCACAAGCCCAGACATCCAGCCAGACCCAGCACACGCCGACGATCGAACCTGCGGCACGCCGTCTTGAAATCCAGGAAAAATCCTGGACCGGTGACTTCAACGGGATGCTCAAGCGCCGGTTGATCCGGGTGCTGGTGCCCTACAGCAGATCGCTGTATTTTAACGACAAGGGGCGCGAGCGCGGCATCACCGCTGACAACGTGCGCGACTTCGAGCGCTGGATCAACAAGAAATACCCGAAAAAGCAGGGCAAGCGCACCATCACCGTGGTCATCTATCCCACGACCCGGGACAAGCTGCTCCCGGAGGTCGCCCAGGGATTCGGCGACATTGCCGTAGGCAACCTCACTGTTACAGAGGAGCGGCGGAAAGTCGTGGACTTCGCCTCGTCGGCGGATCTGCCCAGCGTGAGGGAGTTGGTCGTCACCGGTCCGAAATCCCCTCGGATCGGCACGGTGGAGGACCTCGCGGGCAAGACCGTCCACGTGCGCAAGTCATCGAGCTATTACGAGAGCCTCATGGCGCTGAACGGGCGTTTCGCGAAAGAGAGAAAGCCCGCCATGAAGATCGTCCTCGTCCCCGACGCGCTGGAGGACGAGGACATGCTGGAGATGCTCAACGCGGGGATCCTGGAGGCGATCGTCGTCGACGACTGGAAGGCGAAGATGTGGGCGCAGATCCTGCCGAAGATCAAGGTGAACGAGCAGGCGGCCGTGAGGGAAAGCGGCAAGATCGGCTGGGCGATCCGCAAAGGCAGCCCGAAGTTGGAAGCGGAGATCCTCGATTTTCACGCGAGCTATCTCAAGAAGGAGGGAGTGACAGCGAGTCGCCTGAAGGAGTATATGAAGCGGATCAAGCATATCAAGGACCCCACCGAAACGGCCGAGTTAAAGCGTTTCGAGCAGATGGTCGCGCTGTTCGAGAAATATGGGAAGAAGTACAACTTCGACCCCCTCATGCTCACCGCCCAGGGGTACCAGGAGTCGCGGTTAAACCAGAAGGCGAGGAGCCAGGGAGGCGCCATCGGGGTGATGCAGGTTATGCCGGCAATCGGCAAGGAAATGAAGGTTGGCGATATCCGTATCATCGAGCCCAACATCCAAGCCGGCACCAAATACATGGATCAGCTCATGTCGAACTTCTTCCCCGACAGCAACTTCGACGCGGACAACCGCACCCTCTTTGCCTTCGCGAGCTACAATGCAGGCCCCGGAAACATATCGAAGATGCGCAAGGAATCCGCCAAACGCGGCCTAGATCCCGACCAGTGGTTCAACAACGTCGAGATCGTGACGGCCCAGAAGATCGGCATCCAGACCACGATGTATGTGCGCAACATCTATAAATATTACGTCGCTTACAAGCTTATGGCGGAGAGGAGGGAGGCGACGCGAAAGGCCCACGAGCAGGTGGCGCCGGGCACTGTCAAATAG
- a CDS encoding secondary thiamine-phosphate synthase enzyme YjbQ — protein sequence MKSYRKELWFNVPARRAFVNITPQVETCLGESGVKEGLLLCNAMHITASVFINDDESGLHDDYERWLERLAPHEPVSQYLHNRTGEDNGDAHLKRQVMGREVVVAITGGKFDFGPWEKIFYGEFDGGRRKRVLVKVIGE from the coding sequence TTGAAAAGCTACCGAAAGGAACTTTGGTTCAACGTCCCCGCCAGGCGGGCATTCGTCAACATCACGCCTCAAGTCGAGACGTGCCTGGGGGAAAGCGGGGTCAAAGAAGGGCTTCTGCTTTGCAACGCGATGCATATCACCGCGTCCGTCTTCATCAACGATGACGAGAGCGGTCTCCACGATGATTATGAACGATGGCTGGAGAGACTCGCACCGCACGAACCGGTCTCGCAATATCTCCACAACCGGACGGGCGAGGACAACGGGGACGCACACCTGAAGCGTCAGGTGATGGGGCGCGAGGTGGTGGTGGCGATCACGGGCGGGAAGTTCGACTTCGGCCCGTGGGAAAAAATCTTCTACGGCGAGTTCGACGGGGGCCGTCGCAAGCGGGTGTTGGTCAAGGTTATCGGCGAATGA
- a CDS encoding Hsp20/alpha crystallin family protein has protein sequence MLENRIRVAPNTVAYADGEKNKLVVEFAIPGAPTDTIDLKLLPDSVHLTAPARDIEYVSALALAWPVKPDKAEAIYEHGLLRIEVPFKDPMEDAVKVAIGAGGAETKTKKIKT, from the coding sequence ATGCTGGAAAATCGGATTAGGGTTGCGCCCAATACAGTAGCGTATGCTGACGGGGAGAAGAACAAGCTAGTAGTGGAGTTCGCCATCCCAGGAGCGCCAACGGATACCATCGATCTGAAGCTCCTGCCAGACAGCGTCCACCTGACAGCGCCAGCAAGGGACATCGAGTATGTTTCAGCACTGGCTTTAGCTTGGCCGGTGAAACCTGACAAAGCCGAAGCGATCTACGAGCACGGCCTGCTCCGAATCGAGGTGCCCTTCAAAGATCCGATGGAAGATGCTGTGAAGGTCGCCATCGGAGCAGGTGGCGCGGAAACCAAGACAAAGAAAATCAAAACCTGA